A portion of the Bombina bombina isolate aBomBom1 chromosome 11, aBomBom1.pri, whole genome shotgun sequence genome contains these proteins:
- the LOC128642062 gene encoding uncharacterized protein LOC128642062 produces MLGFVVLSVINFFSVTGAVFCLDCNSRLSARHLYSKINRCCAFNRGSGMSGKVKVRAAANADALAGAVSVNERILRDCHSLYIDPENGLIALASHLNLIFLPPRKKITAMIMGNHSAGKSSFINWYIEEHIQRTGVAIETQGFAFITSGRKRESLTGDATLQLYPHFKPLQSFHGVSEYLCTEISTSRQKKFSLVTFVDTPGLVDGDMKYPFDVNRALLWLGELCDLVLVFFDPMGQALCKRTLDIVEKINENHGEKLRFYLSKADEAGGESDRQRVLMQIVQELCKRPGLNKCGFDMPTIYIPNPNKPVRCINQIEEVCKTIEKTITQTVQTTLNTLGKDCQRLTEKIETTLREDDDTVRENRRSRVRGCLFGLGGLMLPFLLFASALFGTTSPELWNALLGSSGAETLEIYLTPLFTLWSLIPEDYVLYVFLALLFLSVLFLLLAQRCFRSRQTLTKKQRRYLQDRHAYVKEVVEQKQKKLYEDYLKQSVGEHDMS; encoded by the exons ATGCTGGGATTTGTAGTTCTTAGCGTGATCAATTTCTTTAGCGTGACAGGGGCTGTTTTTTGTTTGGACTGCAATTCCCGTCTTTCTGCTCGGCATTTATATAGTAAAATTAACCGGTGTTGTGCTTTTAACAGAGGCTCAGGTATGTCCGGGAAGGTGAAGGTGCGAGCTGCCGCCAATGCGGATGCCCTAGCCGGTGCCGTGTCTGTAAACGAGCGGATCCTGCGGGACTGTCACTCGCTGTACATTGACCCCGAGAATG GCCTCATCGCTCTTGCATCCCACCTCAACCTCATTTTTCTGCCTCCCCGTAAGAAGATCACAGCGATGATAATGGGGAATCACTCCGCTGGAAAGAGTAGTTTCATCAACTG GTATATAGAGGAGCACATTCAAAGGACTGGAGTCGCAATTGAGACTCAGGGATTTGCCTTCATAACCAGTGGCCGCAAAAGGGAGTCTCTAACT GGTGATGCCACATTACAGCTTTACCCTCACTTCAAACCCCTGCAGTCCTTCCACG GCGTGTCTGAATACCTCTGCACAGAGATTTCCACGTCGCGGCAAAAGAAATTCAGTTTGGTAACGTTTGTGGACACACCAGGTCTGGTAGATGGTGACATGAAGTACCCATTTGATGTGAACAGAGCCCTCCTGTGGCTGG GTGAGCTCTGCGACCTGGTCCTAGTTTTCTTTGACCCAATGGGACAGGCTCTGTGCAAACGGACTCTGGACATTGTAGAGAAGATCAATGAGAACCATGGAGAGAAACTGCGCTTCTACTTATCCAAGGCTGATGAGGCTGGAGGGGAAAGTGACAGGCAG AGGGTTCTGATGCAGATTGTCCAGGAGCTGTGTAAACGACCTGGTTTGAACAAATGTGGCTTTGACATGCCAACCATCTACATACCCAACCCCAATAAG CCGGTACGCTGCATTAACCAGATAGAGGAAGTTTGCAAAACTATAGAGAAGACCATCACACAGACAGTCCAGACCACCCTGAATACTCTGGGAAAAGACTGCCAAAGACTGACCGAGAAGATCGAGACCACCCTGCGTGAAGATGA TGACACTGTGCGAGAGAATCGCCGCTCTCGTGTACGTGGCTGTCTCTTCGGACTGGGGGGTCTCATGCTTCCCTTCTTACTTTTTGCCTCTGCTCTATTTGGAACCACCTCTCCGGAGTTGTGGAATGCGCTGCTGGGGTCTAGCGGAGCTGAAACTCTGGAAATCTATCTA ACTCCTCTCTTCACGCTGTGGTCGCTCATTCCGGAGGATTATGTGTTATATGTTTTCCTGGCACTCCTATTCTTGTCAGTGCTGTTCCTGCTGCTGGCGCAGAGATGCTTCAG ATCACGCCAAACATTGACTAAGAAGCAGCGCCGTTACCTGCAGGATCGACATGCTTATGTGAAGGAAGTTGTGGAACAAAAGCAG aaaaagcttTATGAAGATTACCTGAAGCAAAGTGTAGGGGAGCATGACATGAGCTGA
- the LOC128642063 gene encoding nuclear protein 1: MSISYVKAEKLQPTEFEFQYYDEYEYYNLTDRYALPAAARKGRTKKEAQENTNRDSPCGHERKIVDKLQRSEAKKKGKQGKE; encoded by the exons ATGAGCATTTCTTATGTAAAAGCAGAGAAGCTGCAGCCCACGGAATTTGAGTTCCAATACTACGACGAGTATGAATATTACAACCTGACCGACCGCTACGCCT TGCCAGCTGCTGCCAGGAAAGGTCGCACCAAAAAAGAAGCCCAGGAGAATACAAATAGGGACAGTCCTTGTGGTCACGAGAGGAAGATTGTCGACAAACTGCAGCGCAGTGAGGCCAAGAAAAAGGGGAAGCAAGGCAAAGAGTGA